CTTACTTAATCGTTCGTCGGGGACGAAAGTAGTAGGCAGAAAGCTTTGGTGCAATAGGGGGCGCAATTATTTTGGCACGCGCATCAGAGGCCGTCGGTGGCCACGTCTTTGTTGATTTTCCGAATCAAGCCGCGCAGCACCGCACCAGCGCCCACTTCCACGAATTCCGTGATGCCGTTGGCTATCATATTCTCGATGGTTTGTGTCCACCGCACGGGTGCGGTAAGTTGCGCCACGAGGTTTTTGCGAATTTCCTCCGGGTCGGTCACGGGTCGTGCGTGCACGTTCTGATAGACCGGACATATAGGGCGGGCAAATTGGGTGGCGTTGATGGCCTGCTCCAGTTCGTCCTGCGCGGGTTGCATCAGGGGTGAGTGAAAGGCACCCCCTACTGGCAGTACCAGCACTCGTTTGGCCCCCGCCTCCGTGAGTTTGTTCACTGCGAGCTCAATGCCTTTGCGCGAGCCAGAAATGACCAACTGGCCAGGCGAGTTGTAATTGGCTGCCACCACCACTTCACCCTGAATGGTGCCGACCACGCGCTCCACCTCGGCATCCTCCATGCCAAGCACCGCTGCCATGGTGCTGTCCACCAGCTCACAGGCTTTTTGCATGGCAAATGCGCGTTGGCTCACCAAGCGCAGGGCATCCTCGAACGACAAGGCTCCCGAGGCCGCCAATGCCGTGAACTCGCCCAAAGAGTGGCCTGCCACCGCGTCGGGACGAAAAGTGCCCCCTACTATTTTCGCCCGCACGATGCTCTCCAAAAAGACAGCTGGTTGGGTGACTTTGGTTTGGGTCAAATCCTCTTTGGTGCCGTGAAACATGACATCCGTGATGCGCCAGCCCAATAGGTCATTGGCTTGCTCGAAAAGGTCTTTGGCTTGGGCGTTGGTCTCGTACAGTTCCTTGCCCATACCTTCGAATTGTGCTCCCTGACCGGGAAAAACATAAGCTCTCATTGAATGACAAATTGATTTACGATTTAGAAAAATAGTTGTTTGAGGGCCGACCAGAGTTGGCCTTTGCGGGTTTTGTCGGGTTCCAGCGCGGACAAGGCATCGGCAAAAAGCCATGTGGCGCCATAGAATGAAAAAGGAGTATAGGGGCGCATATTCAGCGTAAGGCCGAGTTGCGCGGGCGACAAACCGAAAACCAAAATGTGTTCGGGTTGTTTGTCCTTTATGTCCGTCGAAAATGTGACTGGCTCGCCGACGGGGATTTCCGCAAACAGCGTATCTTTCTCCAAATTTAGGTTGGCAGCCGCCAGCACCTTTCCAAGAAACTCCCGGTTGGCAGCGCCGTGTAGGGGTTCGGCCAAGGCAAGCACCCATATCCGGCAAGCGAACTGGCCTTTCGACAATTCTGCTGCGCGGCGCTCCGGCGCGATGAAAATCAAGTCGTTTTCAGCAAACATTTCTTTCGTTTTGGTGTGGGAACGCGAGAGGTGTCGTGTTCGTTTTTTGAGAAAAAAAAGTATTTTTGCAAAAATATGTTGCTTTTCGGAAATAAAAATTTTTCAAAAGCCATTTTTTTTTGTTTTTTTGAAATAAAATTTTTTTTGTTTGCCCCAAAGGTACTTAACTTTGTGCTGTCCAATCAAATGCTTTTCACCTTTGTCAATTTCCCACCACTATGGCTGTAAAGTATCCTATCAGTGTGACCCCAGCAACCCGTTCAAAGATTCACGAGGTTGATTTTTCCAACATCCCTTTCGGAAAAGTGATTTCCGACCATGTTTTCATCGTTGACTACGATGGTCAGAACTGGGTCAACCCGCGCATCGAGCCGTATCGCAATCTCGAAATCGCGCCTTCCAACTTGGCGCTCCACTACGGCCAGAGCATCTTTGAAGGTATGAAGGCCACCAAAATCAACGGCGTGCCCGTGCTTTTCAGAGCCGATATGCACGCCCGCAGGCTCAACGTATCCGCCGAACGGATGTGCATGCCCAATATGCCGGAAGACCTCTTCATGCAAGGGCTGAGAATGCTGGTCGAACTTGACAAAGACTGGATACCGGAAGATGACGACCACGCGCTCTACATACGTCCGTTGATGTTTGCCACCGATGAATACTTTGGTGTGCACGCTTCCGAGACCTATCGTTTCCTCATCTTCACCGGCCCGGTTGGCCCATACTATCCGAAGCCCGTCAAACTCTGGGTGGAAGAAGTGTTCACCCGTGCGGCACAGGGCGGCGTTGGGGAGGCCAAATGCGCAGGCAACTACGGTGCTTCGCTGCTCCCGGCCCAACGTGCAAAGAAAAACGGCTACGACCAAGTGATGTGGATGGATGCTGTGGAGAAAAAATATGTGCAAGAAGTGGGTACCATGAACCTCTTCTTTGTGATGGACGGCAAGGTTATCACACCTGCCACCACGGGCACCATCCTGCGGGGGGTCACGCGCGATACCATCATTACCTTGCTCAAAGATTGGGGCTACACAGTGGAAGACCGCCTCATCAGCATTGCTGAAATCGCGGATGCCTACTGGCGCGGCACCTTGCAAGAATGCTTCGGTGCCGGCACTGCTGCGGTGGTGAGCCATGTGAGCGACATCACTTGGCGCGACCGCCGGATGGATTTGCCGCCCGTGGATGCCGAGCACCGCCCCGTCGGCACCAAGCTCAAAAAATATATCAATCGCTTGCGCACTGGCTTGGAGCCGGACAAGTACAACTGGTTGCAATACTGCGAAAACACGGGCGTGACTGAATTAGCGATGGATAAGGAACTGGTGACCGTGTGACAAAACAACCTGTTCAATTTCAAAATAAACAATGCAGCCTCGCCCTCTCGGACGGGGCTGTTTTTTTCGAGAAAACACCCTTTTGCCAGCGCTATCCACCGGGGGCTTTTGATTCGTCCGACGAATGCGCAACACGACTAATCGACTTTCCATGAAAAAGGAATGGTTCGCGGAGTGGTTCGACTCTCCCTACTACTATATGCTCTACAAGAGCCGCGACGAACAAGAGGCTCAACAGACTCTCGACAATTTGCTCAAGGCACTCGACCTGCCACCGGGGGCGCAGATACTTGACTTGGCTTGCGGCAAAGGCCGTCACAGTCGTTATTTGGCGGCTCAGGGTTTTGTCGTGACGGGTTTGGATATTTCGGATTCAAGCATCACATTCGCCCGCCAGTTTGAGCACGAACGCCTGACCTTTTACCAGCACGATATGCGGCTTCCGTTCAGAATCAACTTCTACGATGCCATCGTGAATATGTTCACCAGTTTCGGTTATTTTCAGACTGACCACGACCATTTGCTGACTTTGAAAAACGTGCAGCGCGGGCTGAAGCCGGGGGGACTGTTCTTGCTCGACTATTTCAATGCCGATTGGGTGCGGCAACATCTCGTGCGGACGGAAACTAAACGGGTGGATAACATTGATTTTTTGCTGAAAAGAAACCTCCGGGGAGGGTATGTCTTCAAGACGGTGGAGTTTGCGACGGGTGGGCGCCTGTTCCGGTTTCGTGAGCAGGTGCGCTTGTTTCGGTTGCCTGATTTTGAGGTGTTATTCGCGGAGGCTGGCTTGAAATTGCTGCGCACTTATGGAGGGTACGACTTGAGCGAGTTTGATGCACGCTCGTCGCAGCGCCTGATTCTTATCGCACAAAAACCATTGATGTCTTGATTATGCTTCAAACCCTGCAACACTGGGACGCTGCCGCTTTTCAGTTCGTGAACGCCAGTCTTAGCAATCCGCTCTTTGACGCGGTGCTGCCCTTTTTTCGGGAAAAATGGTTTTGGGCACCGCTCTATCTTTTTCTGGCGGTGTTTGTTTGGCTCAATAGCGGAAATAAAAAATGGGCTATCATCTTGGGCATGGTGCTGGCCGCTGGGTTGGCTGACCTGACGAGCAGTCGTTTGGTGAAGCAAAATGTGCAGCGCCTGCGTCCGTGCAACGACCCGGCCATGGTGGAGCGCGTTGTTTTGCGCGTTTCCTGCGGTTCGGGCTATAGTTTCACTTCCTCTCACGCGGCCAATCATTTTGCGGTGGCGGTTTTTATCGTTGGCGTGTTTGGGTATGTGCGGCGCTGGGTGCGTCCGGTCGCTTTGGGTTGGGCAACCGCGATTGCTTTCTCTCAGGTATATGTCGGGGTGCATTATCCCGGCGACGTATTGTGCGGCGCGGCATTGGGTGGCCTGATTGGTTGGGCGGTGATGTGGTTGTTCGTGAAGCGAGTGAGGGGGGGGGAGAAAGGGGCATCGTAATGCGCTCTGCATACTCTCACCGAACCACCACTACCTTCCTGCTGCCCAGAAAGCGCCCGTCGTGCCACAGCTCCAGCCAGTAGAAGCCCGGCGACAAGTCTCGTGCCTGCACGCGCAGACCTTGCGTGGCAAGCACGGGAATGCCCTGCGCGTTGCGCAACACGGTGCGCCACGTCCCTTCGGCGCTCAGGCATTCGGGGCAATCCACCCAGATGAAGTCGCGGGCGGGATTGGGGCGAATGCTCCAAGCGGGCGAGTGGTCGGGCTGCGCGATGGAGGTGCCGAGTTGTACCAGCACGGTTTCCACGATTTGGCAGCCTGTGGTGGGGGTGATGGTGACGCTATAAGTGCCGGGTTGGGCGACGTTGATGGTCGGCGAGGTCTCGCCTGATGACCAGATGTAGGAGGCATTGGGTATGGTGGCATTTAGCGTGATATTTTGGCCGGGCGGCAGTTTGACGACTTGTCCGAGGTCAACGGAGGCGGAGAGCGAGCCGTCGTCGTGCCATTGTTGCAGTTGTTCGATGTTGGGTTTCACCAAGCCAAAAATATCAGGGCAGGGGTGGGGGATGTCGGGGTGCAGCGTGAACAAGGTGGAGACGCGGAAGGCGTCGCCAGCGGCGAAGGTGAAAGGCCCGTGCGACATGAGGGTGCGCCTATCCGCGTAAGCCAAATTGGCGGAGCACATCGTCCATCCCGTAGGGTTTGAAGGATTGTCTGGAAATACATGCGAAGTAGGGTTGGCACCATTAGGTTCGTATCCCATGCCACCAAAATTGAGGAAATTGCCATCCCTCCATTTCCCTTGCAAATAATGATAGAAATGAGCTGGGAGTTGAGGGTCAATCACGGGGGGGAAATTAATCAGTCCTGAGCTCAAATAACACATACTGTAGTCCATGCTGCGATTGATAAACGTCGCTGTTTGAACAGGTATGTTGCTTCCGAAACCAACAATACCTTGAAAACAAAGGGTGTCGTTGGCACTTTGGTTATAGACATAAAGGGTGTTTGCTTCAGGCAAGGAGCCAAAATGGTCGTCGTGGTAGCAGCCCAAGTCAAAGTCAATGAATAAACCAAAAAATGCGTTTTTATAGTTTTTGTCAAAACGGTTGACGAATTCGAATTCCGCCAACAATGATTTGTCAATCAATTCATTCTTTGTGCAATCGTAAGCATGCACAGAAGCAAAAACATCCAATCCCATAGATTTGCTTTCGGACCTATTGTGCTTGGTGCTATCGGTGAAAACCCACCAAGCCATCTGGTCGCCCTTGATGAGCGGGTAATCGCCGTCGTACACGTTGTAGATGCCATCGCTGTTGGCATCCACGAATGGGGCGGGAAACAAATCGGGAGGGGTGGTCACGGGAGTGAAATCGAGATTGTATTGGAGGTGCGGGTTGCCCTTGGCGGGCCAAGTAAGCACATCGAATGGCACAGGGTGGTTGAGAAACTGGTCGGTGCCGAAGTCGAGACGCAAGCGGTTGATTTCGGCACGGTTGGTCGCCCAAACACGCTCAAAATCACGCATCTGTGTCTTTGTCGTGCCGGGGCGAAAGTCTGAGTTGGGGAAGAAAAAATAATCATTTGCGGACGCAAACAGTGAATCGTTTTCATCCAAGGCCGCTATCCAAGGTGATGCAGCGAATATCGTCGCGGTATTATTGTCTTTCAACGACAAGAGGGTGGCATGGTTGCTTCGGTCGTAAAACAGACTGGCATTGGGCGGAAAAGTAGCCTGAATATTGTCCGTCTGGATTCTGCGTTCTTGAATCAGTATGCGCTCCTCTGTCGCAGCGGTGAATCCCATCCCATCGGTTTTGATGAGCCTAAATTCATTGGGCGCATACCCGCGCACCGCCACCACGAATCCCCCATCGCCTGACCGAGATACCTGTGCGCCTACGCCATGTATGAATGTTGTTCTCCACACTTCCCCGCCGTTGGCATCCAAGCGGATGAGCACAGCTTTTGAGCTGTCCGATTCGCCCGTCAAAACACTCCCGCCATTGTTGGTGGCGGCTATATCAAGAAATCTTTTGTCTGGTGTTTCTTTTTTCCAAATCTCTATTCCATTGTCATCCAATTTTGCAACAACGGCATGGCTATCGGACACCTGCCCACAAACAATGAACCCTCCTGAAACCACCGCAATCGAGTGTGTTCTATAATCGTATTTGTTTCTCCAGACCTCCTCACCATCCAGATTGAGCGCCACAAGTTGCTGGCTGGTATTTGACACAAGAAAGCCGTCGTTGTAAGGTAAAACGTGAACGACGCTCATATCCAACGGCCTGCTCCATTCCTCGACAAACCCGCCCCCCTCGGTATGTTTTATTTTTCGATAAAACTTGTTTGCAAATAGCAGATATGTGCTGTCGCTCATTGGAACCATAATGGGCCGTGTGCCTGTGGGAGCGGTGGAAGTGTCGGTATAAGAATAGGTGTTTGTTACCCCAACACCGGGGCGGTGTTCGACGATGGAATAGTCGGATGAGGGGGTGGAAGGGCACCTGCTAATCAGAAAATAAGGGTGTCCGTTGTTGGCTGCGCGTTTCTTGACAACGGATGTCCAATGCACGGCTGCGCCACTACCCGATGGTCTTTGCATATACCCTGTGACCACACCTGACTCATCAATCTGAAAAATTCTATCGTTGGTGCTCAATAGATATTGGACATCCTCTATATGCAGCCTGCAAAAACTGATATCGAGCGGTAGTGCCGGCCACAGGTTTTTATGCCAGACTTGTTGCGCCAAGAGATTGCACAATACCCAACACAAAAAAACCGAGAGTAGGATTGTTTTTTTCATAACCGGAGATTTTTTGCCCAAATATACTCCTCCCCCCGAAGCCCGTTGTGCAACCCATTTTTTTCCAAAAGTCAGGTTTCAAAGAGGTTGGTCTCATAATGTCGCTCACGGATTTTATGCGAGTGAATTGTGCAGATTGTCTGTGAACGGCGGCACGGCATAGTCTGTCAAAACAGGCACTGCCTTACTCGGCCCGCCCAAGCCGGCTTCCCTTGCCCTCCAACCAATCCACATACTCCGCCGACCCCAATCGAAACTTGAAGGGGACTGCCCCCCGTTTGGCCACGTCGTGTTCGATGCGGCAGAAAAACGGCAGCCGCTCAGCCGACCAACGCGGCAGAAATATGGGCGACCCCACGCCTTCGGTTTGATGGCTCTTTACATATCTCGACGGCAGCCTTTCCACGCTAAGGCGATATGCTACTATTGGTGTGTAGGTTGCTTCTCGCAGTGGAAACAAGTTTTTTTCGCCTAAAAAGGATTGGCTCATCCCCGTCTGACTCAAAAAGAGCAACACGCCAATCGCCCAGCCTTCCAACTTTTTAATTTTTTTTGGCGCCTTCATACAATTCAAATTTTTGAAAACTGCACTCCAACGCGCCGTTGAGCAAAGTGATTTTGCGACTGGGCCGCAACCCGACGTGTTTCAGCGCGTCGCGGTTCGACGAAATCAACCACGCATTCCAGCCTGCCCAGTGCCGCTTCAGTCGGTCGCCGATGCTTGCGTAAAAAGCCGCGACATCTTCCATCTTCAGGCGCTCGTCGTAAGGCGGATTGGTGATAAGGGCGCCTTGCGCCTCGGGGGGCATCAATTTCTCGAATGGCGTTTTTTCCACTCGCACCACGCTTTCCAGCCCTGCGGACAAGACGTTGATGGCTGTTGCGTTGCGGGCGCGCGCATCCTTGTCGGAAGCCCAGATGGGGAACTCAAACGCCTGCACGCGGCCATCGGCCTCTTTCTTGACTGTTTCCCAGAGTTTCCGATTGAAATCCGGCCATTTGAAAAAGCCGAACACCTCGCGCTTGTGCTGGGGTGGGGTATGGGTGGCTATCATGGCCGCCTCGATGGGCAGGGTGCCGCTGCCGCACATGGGGTCAACGAAAGCCCCCACGCCGTCCCAGCCAGAGAGCAATACCATGCCAGCTGCCAGCACCTCGTTGAGCGGAGCCTCCACTGTGTCGCGTCGGTAGTTGCGGCGGTGCAGCGAGTCGCCGCTGGCATCGAGCGAGATGTCGCAATGGGTGCCTTGTATGTGCACATTGACACGCAAGGTTGGGGCCACGGTGTTCACGTTGGGGCGGCGGTTGTATCGGTCCCTGAACTGGTCCACAATGGCATCCTTGGTGAGCAACCCGACGTACTGAGAATGGCGAAACGCCTCGCCTTGTGTCACGGCATCCACGGCCAAGGTGTCGTCCACGCGCATGAAGTCCGACCAGTCAATTTCACGAATGGCCTCGTAGTAATTGCGCTCGTTGTAGGCCGGGAAAGTGTGTATGGGCACCAAAATTCGCAAAGCGGTGCGGAGTTCATAGTTGGCGCGATAGAGCGTGCGCAGGTCGCCGTCGAAAGCGACTCCGCGCTTGAGTGGCCTGATGCCATTGGCACCGAGGGCGCGGAGCTCGTCGGCGAGCACGGGTTCGAGGTTGGCGAGTGTTTTGGCGATGTATTGTTGCATGGGTATGTGAAGGCTTGCGAATCAGTCAAGGCGAACTTTTCATAGGTTTGCAAAAAAATAACGCGATATGAAACGCCTTCCTTTTCTCCTTTGCGCAGTCCTGTTTTTTTCCTGCAAAGAAACTGCTCCTTCCGACAAAGAAAAAATCGAGCGCGTGCCAACTGACACCGTTGCTCCCGAATCAACATTGGCCGCCTTGGGCATCACGCTGCCCACGCCCTCCGCGCCAGTGGCGAACTACGTCAAATGTGTGCGCACGGGCAACCTGCTTTTCCTCGCTGGCGCAGGGCCGATGAAAGATGGCCAATACATCACTGGCAGGCTGGGGGCCGACTTGAGCATCGAACAGGGATATCAAGCGGCCCGTCTGACGGCCATCAATCAATTGGCTGTGCTTAAGGCCGAATTGGGCGACCTGCGCAAGGTCAGGCGTGTGGTGAAAGTGCTAGGCATGGTGCAATGCACCCCCGATTTCACTAACCAACCCGAAGTGGTCAATGGTTTTTCCGACCTCATGGTGGAGGTGTTCGGCGAGCGCGGCAAACACGCCCGCTCGGCAGTGGGTATGTCGGCTCTGCCGCGCGGCATGGCAGTGGAAGTGGAATTGGTGGTGGAGGTGGGGGAATGAATTTACTGTTTCACGACCCTCCCTGCGCCTACCTGTCGGCTGTCAGCGGCGAGTAATACCCAAAAATACACACCCGCCGCCCAGCCCTCCGTCCGCACCGCCACGCGCCCTGCCGCGCCCTGCAGGCGCGTCTCGTGGACGACGCGCCCGTACGGGTCGGTAAAGAAGAGCCGGCTCTCGCCCCTTGCCTGCGGCAGGCTGTACGAGAGGGTGAACCCATCAGTGGCGGGGTTGGGCCACACCTGCACCGTGTTTTTTTCGGTTGCGGGCAGCGGGTTGTTCACGCTCACCGTGGCCGTGCACGGCACCCCGGGGTTGTCGAGCGGTCCGAGGCGGTAGTTGGGGAAAGAAGGCATGGAGGCACCTGTTGGCGTCTGGAATTTGACCCCGCGCTGCTCCACATTGCAGGCCAGGCCCGGCTCGTCCGGTTTGTGGATGACATGATAGTAGCGGGTGTCGCCGCCAGCACAAATATAAATCTTGCAGTCAGGTCCCAGTTGACACTGCCAAAACATGGTGGGAAAGGGGTCTGCAAAGCCGTCCCATTCGGCCACGGTCGTCTGTGATGCGCTGATGTCGGGTGCCCATAAATCCAACTGGTATAAAAATTTGCGGCAGGATAAATATAAGTAGCGATTGTTGGGCGACACCGCGCATCCAATTTCTCCAACCAATTGATTGCCATAATCAAAGGATATGGTGTCAAACTGCGTAAACACCCCTGCCTCGCGGTCGAAGGAATAGACCATGACCGGGTCATATCTGTTTGTTCTATAAATCTTTTCGCCATCTGGCGAAGCCACAATTTGGCCTAAACTTTCTCCGGCAGGATTAGCCATGATGCCGATAGTCTGCTGGAAAGTGTCAACGATTCCCTCTTTAGCAAATTTAAATATGTAGAACACATTGCTGTTCCGCCGGGCGGTGATAAGCCACCAGTCTTTTCCATTCCCATGTTTTATAGCGCAAATCCCTCCTTGCGATAACGTATCGGACATACATTCCACGTTCTTGGCAATTACTTTTCCTTTGCCGTTATTTTGATTCATGTCCACTATTGAATAATATAATTTATCGAAAACTATATCAACAGGGTTGGAGTATATAATATACCTTTTATGAAACAGGTAGTATAGGCCGGATGTGTCGGGTTGCGGCAAAATGACGGAATTTTGTGGCCCCCCAGCATATCCGTCGTTGTATTGTACGCACCACAATGTGTGAGTGCTTCCGGGATTAATATTCTCGCCATTTTCCAAAGTCTCATTGTCAGCTCCGGCAATTTCACACCCGTTTGTGAAAAAAAGTAAATTTCCCGCACTATCGCAAATGCTGGAATTGGTGGTGTACATATTTTGTTTGCGGTAATTGTAAGTTGCCTTCACGGGGCTGAAATTGAAGTCTAGCAACGAGCCGCCGTAGGTAGTGTCGGATGACTGGTTGTCGTCGCCCGTTATCCATACGTAGTCGTGTTTTTGGGACTGCACAACATGGGATAGCGCCAGCAAGAATAGAATCGCACGAGTTCTCATAAAAAAAAACAAAAAGAGATAGCATACGTCATGGGAAACGTATGCTATCCCGAGTGAAACAATAGGCTTATCGGCTTATGATGAGTTTGCCGGAAAAGTTGTTTTCGCCAGGCACGGCATACCAGTAAACACCTGCCGGCAAGTTGCTTGTCGTTACCAAGACGCGACCGTGGCTCTCGGGCAAATTGATTGCCATCACGGCTTGCCCAAAGACGTTGAACAGCGCCAACCGCTGCCCCGAGTCGCTCAACCCGTTGTATTCGACCGTGAATACATCTTGGACGGGATTGGGAAACAGTTTCAGCGATTGGCCCGGGGGCGTTGTTTTTCTCCGGGTGTTGTCAGAGCGTTCCCCGCCGTAGCAATTGACGAAATCGTCGTAATTGTTGGGGTTCCTTTCTAACAAATTCAGCATCGCCCTCGCCCGCAGCACCGCTTCTCCATCGGAGAGGGGGCAAAGTTCGGCGATTGCCTCCAGCGACGCGATTTGGGCTGCGGTAAAGTCATAGTTGCCAATGGCGACTGTTTGCAAAAATATCTCGTTGACGGCTTTTTCGTTGGCTTGATAGGCGGCGCTCCCCGTCAGGCCGTTGTTTTGCGACAAAAGACTCGCTGCGGCTGAAGGGCGGGCTTCCTCGCTCATATCCCCCAATTGTCGAATGCCCACCTGCACCTCGGCATAGCCCGCGAGGCCGTTGGACTGAGCCTGCGTTATGAAGGCTGCAACATCTGCATTCGTGGGGTACGGGTTGCCTTCTTCCAAAACAAGTTCGTAAAAGCGCCTTTGCGCCAGCCAGTTATTTTCGGATTGATATTCGATACCCGTCAGTTCTCCTTTCACAATGCGTATGTCCAAGTCAAAATCCGTTGCCGCAGCGGGCAAAGGGCAAGCGGATGGCGGTAAACATTGGTAAGACAAGGCAGGGTCTTCAACATCTTCAAACCACAATTGAGGAAGCCAAGCGTTCGGCAAGAAATCAGGGTTTTCATTGGCGTCAACGGTGAACTTCGAGGTTTGGGCAGCGTTGTTCCCAGCCAACGCCTCGGTTCCTTCAAACTTGTTCCCCCGATGTACCTGAGGTCCCAGCACCGCATCCGTGCCGAGCAGCAGCCCTGTCGCTGCGTTGTTTTTCATGGTGTTGCCGGCCACGTCGGCCTTCGCCTTTCCCGCCAGCATGCCCTCGAAATGCAGCCCGCGCGCGGTGCCGTCGGCGGTGTTGCACAGGATGCTGCCGCGGGCGGGGTGGATGGCGTAGATGGCGGCGTTGTCGCCGCTGCCGGGGTTGGTTATGGTGTTGCAGTTGAGGGTGTTGCGGTCGCCGCCTTCCATGCGAGAGGCAGAGCCGCAGGGCGAAAAAAATGTGTTCACCTTGCTGTCATGTTTTAGCGTTGCACGATTATTTTTCCCGAAGATAAGCCTACATCATTGCTTGCGATGCTGAAAAAATACACACCCGCCGCCCAGCCCTCCGTCCGCACCGCCACGCGCCCTGCCGCGCCCTGCAAGCGCGTCTCGTGGACGACGCGCCCGTACGGGTCGGTAAAGAAGAGCCGGCTCTCGCCCCTTGCCTGCGGCAGGCTGTACGAGAGGGTGAACCCATCGGTGGCGGGGTTGGGCCACACCTGCACCGTGTTTTTTTCGGTTGCGGGCAGCGGGTTGTTCACGCTCACCGTGGCCGTGCACGGCACCCCGGGGTTGTCGAGCGGTCCGAGGCGGTAGTTGGGGAAAGAAGGCATGGAGGCACCGCTTCGTGCGGGTAACAAAAGGCCTCGTTGCTCAACATTGCATCCTGCCCCCTCTTCATCAGGATTGTGAATAACGTGAAAGTATTGGGTGTCTCCACCTGCAAGACCATATATCTTGCAATCGGGGGCAAGTTGTAGCTGGTAAAATAACGTTGGAAATGGGGTGGTGAATTCGTCCCACTCAGCTACGGTTGTCTGTGATGCGCTGATATCACTGGCCCAGGTATCCAATTGATATAAGAACTTTCGGCATCCTAAATATAAAAAACGGTTGTTGGGCGACACCGCGCACCCGATTTCTCCAACCAATTGATTGCCATAATCAAAGGATATGGTGTCAAACTGCGTAAACACCCCTGCCTCGCGGTCGAAGGAATAGACCATGACAGGATTGTAGCGATAGGTACGATACAGTTTGCTGCCATCCGGAGAGAAAACCATCTGACCAAACCCTTCTCCGTCTGGGTCTGGGAGTATGCCGATGGTCTGTTGGAAGGTGTCCACAATTCCCTGGCTCGTGAACCTAAAGATGTAAAACTGGTTGCTGTTGCGCCGGGGCGTGACGAGCCACCAATCCTTGCCGTTGGCGTGTTTGACAGCGGCTATTTCGCCGCGA
This genomic interval from Saprospiraceae bacterium contains the following:
- a CDS encoding class I SAM-dependent RNA methyltransferase encodes the protein MQQYIAKTLANLEPVLADELRALGANGIRPLKRGVAFDGDLRTLYRANYELRTALRILVPIHTFPAYNERNYYEAIREIDWSDFMRVDDTLAVDAVTQGEAFRHSQYVGLLTKDAIVDQFRDRYNRRPNVNTVAPTLRVNVHIQGTHCDISLDASGDSLHRRNYRRDTVEAPLNEVLAAGMVLLSGWDGVGAFVDPMCGSGTLPIEAAMIATHTPPQHKREVFGFFKWPDFNRKLWETVKKEADGRVQAFEFPIWASDKDARARNATAINVLSAGLESVVRVEKTPFEKLMPPEAQGALITNPPYDERLKMEDVAAFYASIGDRLKRHWAGWNAWLISSNRDALKHVGLRPSRKITLLNGALECSFQKFELYEGAKKN
- a CDS encoding PQQ-binding-like beta-propeller repeat protein, with amino-acid sequence MKKTILLSVFLCWVLCNLLAQQVWHKNLWPALPLDISFCRLHIEDVQYLLSTNDRIFQIDESGVVTGYMQRPSGSGAAVHWTSVVKKRAANNGHPYFLISRCPSTPSSDYSIVEHRPGVGVTNTYSYTDTSTAPTGTRPIMVPMSDSTYLLFANKFYRKIKHTEGGGFVEEWSRPLDMSVVHVLPYNDGFLVSNTSQQLVALNLDGEEVWRNKYDYRTHSIAVVSGGFIVCGQVSDSHAVVAKLDDNGIEIWKKETPDKRFLDIAATNNGGSVLTGESDSSKAVLIRLDANGGEVWRTTFIHGVGAQVSRSGDGGFVVAVRGYAPNEFRLIKTDGMGFTAATEERILIQERRIQTDNIQATFPPNASLFYDRSNHATLLSLKDNNTATIFAASPWIAALDENDSLFASANDYFFFPNSDFRPGTTKTQMRDFERVWATNRAEINRLRLDFGTDQFLNHPVPFDVLTWPAKGNPHLQYNLDFTPVTTPPDLFPAPFVDANSDGIYNVYDGDYPLIKGDQMAWWVFTDSTKHNRSESKSMGLDVFASVHAYDCTKNELIDKSLLAEFEFVNRFDKNYKNAFFGLFIDFDLGCYHDDHFGSLPEANTLYVYNQSANDTLCFQGIVGFGSNIPVQTATFINRSMDYSMCYLSSGLINFPPVIDPQLPAHFYHYLQGKWRDGNFLNFGGMGYEPNGANPTSHVFPDNPSNPTGWTMCSANLAYADRRTLMSHGPFTFAAGDAFRVSTLFTLHPDIPHPCPDIFGLVKPNIEQLQQWHDDGSLSASVDLGQVVKLPPGQNITLNATIPNASYIWSSGETSPTINVAQPGTYSVTITPTTGCQIVETVLVQLGTSIAQPDHSPAWSIRPNPARDFIWVDCPECLSAEGTWRTVLRNAQGIPVLATQGLRVQARDLSPGFYWLELWHDGRFLGSRKVVVVR
- a CDS encoding methyltransferase domain-containing protein — translated: MKKEWFAEWFDSPYYYMLYKSRDEQEAQQTLDNLLKALDLPPGAQILDLACGKGRHSRYLAAQGFVVTGLDISDSSITFARQFEHERLTFYQHDMRLPFRINFYDAIVNMFTSFGYFQTDHDHLLTLKNVQRGLKPGGLFLLDYFNADWVRQHLVRTETKRVDNIDFLLKRNLRGGYVFKTVEFATGGRLFRFREQVRLFRLPDFEVLFAEAGLKLLRTYGGYDLSEFDARSSQRLILIAQKPLMS
- the fabD gene encoding ACP S-malonyltransferase; its protein translation is MRAYVFPGQGAQFEGMGKELYETNAQAKDLFEQANDLLGWRITDVMFHGTKEDLTQTKVTQPAVFLESIVRAKIVGGTFRPDAVAGHSLGEFTALAASGALSFEDALRLVSQRAFAMQKACELVDSTMAAVLGMEDAEVERVVGTIQGEVVVAANYNSPGQLVISGSRKGIELAVNKLTEAGAKRVLVLPVGGAFHSPLMQPAQDELEQAINATQFARPICPVYQNVHARPVTDPEEIRKNLVAQLTAPVRWTQTIENMIANGITEFVEVGAGAVLRGLIRKINKDVATDGL
- a CDS encoding phosphatase PAP2 family protein; translated protein: MIMLQTLQHWDAAAFQFVNASLSNPLFDAVLPFFREKWFWAPLYLFLAVFVWLNSGNKKWAIILGMVLAAGLADLTSSRLVKQNVQRLRPCNDPAMVERVVLRVSCGSGYSFTSSHAANHFAVAVFIVGVFGYVRRWVRPVALGWATAIAFSQVYVGVHYPGDVLCGAALGGLIGWAVMWLFVKRVRGGEKGAS
- a CDS encoding branched-chain amino acid aminotransferase, yielding MAVKYPISVTPATRSKIHEVDFSNIPFGKVISDHVFIVDYDGQNWVNPRIEPYRNLEIAPSNLALHYGQSIFEGMKATKINGVPVLFRADMHARRLNVSAERMCMPNMPEDLFMQGLRMLVELDKDWIPEDDDHALYIRPLMFATDEYFGVHASETYRFLIFTGPVGPYYPKPVKLWVEEVFTRAAQGGVGEAKCAGNYGASLLPAQRAKKNGYDQVMWMDAVEKKYVQEVGTMNLFFVMDGKVITPATTGTILRGVTRDTIITLLKDWGYTVEDRLISIAEIADAYWRGTLQECFGAGTAAVVSHVSDITWRDRRMDLPPVDAEHRPVGTKLKKYINRLRTGLEPDKYNWLQYCENTGVTELAMDKELVTV